One Hermetia illucens chromosome 4, iHerIll2.2.curated.20191125, whole genome shotgun sequence DNA segment encodes these proteins:
- the LOC119655174 gene encoding spondin-1 isoform X1: MKINVTIFAIIALVCIEAALGCPRAPRDLPHGRRKRGDNGYKLSIGDNPSGYVPGKIYNLFLYGARTHNKIQQFTHFKLTAEAANGSKRPTVASPRRVGRFQLFGDSLAKFNEECINTVSEVDDLPKTEIQVMWVAPETGSGCVALSAMIYENAQSWYSDDGELTKVICEKKLEKEEAKKECCACDEAKYSFVFEGIWSNETHPKDYPFAIWLTHFSDVVGASHESNFSFWGENHIATDGFRSLAEWGSPSALEAELRTYGPRLRTLIKAAGLWYPDVNTNTSSHFRVDRKHHKVSLVSMFGPSPDWVVGVSGLDLCLEDCSWKDSLDLDLFPWDSGTDSGISYMSPNLETIPREKMYRITTMYPEDPRAPFYNPNSDKMTPLAKLYIRREKVIPRSCDEEFLEALQLDVAENTEDQDVRPECAVTEYTAWTPCSVSCGKGLRKRTRQYVNPEKAKMASCNRQLISKEMCVAPVPECEYVFSKSFYAEISTFAFYRNQESDDDEGENLAKSQLLVGDNGEGIGVCRTNPWSDWSECSNTCGIGITMRTRTFVNHLGRKKCPHVTIVEKQKCMKPDCTFEKEELPDPMCPVTIWSDWSPCSATCGKGVTIRRRLLKVDPEMEKTCSERLDLFQQRECTVKESCRLDNQSKQEICSELPEIGPCRGSFKRFAYNQQTNTCEEFMYGGCRGSRNNFLTNDDCMQTCSRKDNDDSQSTRPPALVGRAPQQPDRRRGEPVDCQVSMWSEWSLCSASCGPGIRTRTRQIFRRPRNGGLPCPRTHQRQKCEGDCSNA, encoded by the exons ATGAAGATTAATGTGACGATTTTCGCGATAATCGCGCTGGTGTGTATAGAAGCTGCGTTAGGATGCCCACGTGCTCCTAGGGATTTGCCTCATGGCCGCAGGAAGCGCGGCGATAACGGATATAAGCTGTCAATAGGAGATAATCCGTCAGGATATGTCCCGGGGAAGATTTACAATT TATTTCTTTACGGTGCACGTACCCATAACAAAATTCAACAGTTCACCCACTTCAAGCTAACCGCCGAGGCAGCCAATGGATCCAAACGTCCAACAGTAGCTTCTCCACGCAGAGTCGGTCGTTTCCAGCTATTTGGTGACTCTTTGGCCAAGTTTAACGAGGAATGTATTAACACAGTCTCCGAAGTTGATGATCTACCaaaaactgaaattcaagtAATGTGGGTTGCTCCAGAGACAGGATCGGGATGTGTTGCTCTATCGGCCATGATTTACGAAAATGCGCAGTCATGGTACTCAGACGACGGTGAATTGACAAAAGTTATTTGCGAGAAAAAGTTGGAGAAAGAGGAAGCCAAGAAGGAATGCTGCGCCTGTGATGAGGCGAAATATAGC TTTGTTTTCGAAGGAATCTGGTCAAATGAAACCCACCCCAAGGATTACCCCTTCGCTATTTGGCTAACGCACTTCTCTGATGTCGTCGGAGCATCGCATGAATCGAACTTTTCATTTTGGGGCGAAAATCATATCGCTACTGATGGCTTCCGCTCATTAGCCGAATGGGGTTCGCCTAGCGCTCTAGAAGCTGAACTACGAACCTATGGTCCACGCCTGAGGACGCTTATAAAAGCAGCTGGATTATGGTACCCCGACGTCAATACAAATACTTCATCCCATTTTCGTGTTGATAGAAAGCACCACAAGGTTTCGTTGGTATCAATGTTTG GTCCTTCTCCGGATTGGGTGGTTGGTGTAAGTGGACTGGATTTGTGTTTGGAGGACTGTTCATGGAAAGACTCTCTTGATTTGGATCTGTTCCCATGGGATTCTGGAACTGATAGCGGTATTTCTTATATG TCACCCAATCTTGAGACAATTCCACGTGAAAAAATGTACCGTATCACTACTATGTACCCAGAAGATCCACGAGCTCCATTTTACAATCCTAACTCAGACAAGATGACACCATTGGCAAAACTTTACATTCGGCGAGAAAAAGTTATTCCCCGCTCTTGtgatgaagaatttttggaagcTTTACAGCTTGACGTTGCCGAGAACACTGAAGATCAGGATGTGAGAC CGGAATGCGCTGTAACCGAATATACAGCCTGGACACCATGTTCTGTCTCTTGTGGTAAGGGATTACGGAAGCGTACACGTCAATATGTAAATCCGGAAAAGGCAAAGATGGCTTCTTGCAACCGACAACTGATTTCCAAGGAGATGTGTGTTGCCCCTGTGCCAGAATGCGAGTATGTTTTTTCGAAGAGCTTTTATGCCGAAATTTCAACATTTGCATTTTACAGAAATCAGGAATCTGACGACGATGAGGGCGAGAACTTAGCCAAGAGTCAGTTATTAGTTGGCGATAATGGTGAAGGGATTGGAGTTTGTAGAACAAATCCATGGTCGGATTGGTCAGAGTGTTCAAACACATGTGGGATAGGCATCACAATGCGTACTCgaacttttgtcaatcatttggGTCGAAAGAAATGTCCACATGTTACGATTGTGGAGAAACAAAAGTGTATGAAGCCAGATTGCACCTTCGAGAAGGAAGAACTTCCTGATCCTATGTGTCCAGTAACAATCTGGAGTGACTGGAGTCCATGCAGTGCAACTTGTGGTAAGGGGGTAACAATTCGAAGACGTCTCTTGAAAGTTGACCCGGAAATGGAAAAGACCTGTTCTGAGCGTCTTGACCTGTTCCAACAACGAGAATGTACTGTTAAGGAATCTTGCAGGCTAGATAATCAATCAAAGCAAG AAATCTGCTCTGAATTACCTGAGATCGGCCCTTGCCGCGGATCATTTAAAAGGTTTGCATACAATCAACAAACGAATACTTGTGAAGAATTCATGTATGGAGGATGCCGAGGAAGTCGAAATAATTTCCTAACAAATGATGACTGTATGCAAACATGCTCCCGAAAAGATA ACGATGATAGTCAATCGACCAGACCACCAGCTCTAGTTGGCCGCGCCCCTCAACAGCCTGACCGTCGAAGGGGCGAACCTGTTGATTGCCAGGTGTCCATGTGGTCGGAGTGGTCTTTGTGCAGCGCAAGTTGCGGTCCAGGAATTAGAACAAGAACAAGACAAATCTTTCGACGGCCACGCAACGGCGGGTTACCTTGCCCAAGGACACATCAACGTCAAAAATGTGAGGGCGATTGCAGTAACGCTTGA
- the LOC119655174 gene encoding spondin-1 isoform X2 → MKINVTIFAIIALVCIEAALGCPRAPRDLPHGRRKRGDNGYKLSIGDNPSGYVPGKIYNLFLYGARTHNKIQQFTHFKLTAEAANGSKRPTVASPRRVGRFQLFGDSLAKFNEECINTVSEVDDLPKTEIQVMWVAPETGSGCVALSAMIYENAQSWYSDDGELTKVICEKKLEKEEAKKECCACDEAKYSFVFEGIWSNETHPKDYPFAIWLTHFSDVVGASHESNFSFWGENHIATDGFRSLAEWGSPSALEAELRTYGPRLRTLIKAAGLWYPDVNTNTSSHFRVDRKHHKVSLVSMFGPSPDWVVGVSGLDLCLEDCSWKDSLDLDLFPWDSGTDSGISYMSPNLETIPREKMYRITTMYPEDPRAPFYNPNSDKMTPLAKLYIRREKVIPRSCDEEFLEALQLDVAENTEDQDVRPECAVTEYTAWTPCSVSCGKGLRKRTRQYVNPEKAKMASCNRQLISKEMCVAPVPECENQESDDDEGENLAKSQLLVGDNGEGIGVCRTNPWSDWSECSNTCGIGITMRTRTFVNHLGRKKCPHVTIVEKQKCMKPDCTFEKEELPDPMCPVTIWSDWSPCSATCGKGVTIRRRLLKVDPEMEKTCSERLDLFQQRECTVKESCRLDNQSKQEICSELPEIGPCRGSFKRFAYNQQTNTCEEFMYGGCRGSRNNFLTNDDCMQTCSRKDNDDSQSTRPPALVGRAPQQPDRRRGEPVDCQVSMWSEWSLCSASCGPGIRTRTRQIFRRPRNGGLPCPRTHQRQKCEGDCSNA, encoded by the exons ATGAAGATTAATGTGACGATTTTCGCGATAATCGCGCTGGTGTGTATAGAAGCTGCGTTAGGATGCCCACGTGCTCCTAGGGATTTGCCTCATGGCCGCAGGAAGCGCGGCGATAACGGATATAAGCTGTCAATAGGAGATAATCCGTCAGGATATGTCCCGGGGAAGATTTACAATT TATTTCTTTACGGTGCACGTACCCATAACAAAATTCAACAGTTCACCCACTTCAAGCTAACCGCCGAGGCAGCCAATGGATCCAAACGTCCAACAGTAGCTTCTCCACGCAGAGTCGGTCGTTTCCAGCTATTTGGTGACTCTTTGGCCAAGTTTAACGAGGAATGTATTAACACAGTCTCCGAAGTTGATGATCTACCaaaaactgaaattcaagtAATGTGGGTTGCTCCAGAGACAGGATCGGGATGTGTTGCTCTATCGGCCATGATTTACGAAAATGCGCAGTCATGGTACTCAGACGACGGTGAATTGACAAAAGTTATTTGCGAGAAAAAGTTGGAGAAAGAGGAAGCCAAGAAGGAATGCTGCGCCTGTGATGAGGCGAAATATAGC TTTGTTTTCGAAGGAATCTGGTCAAATGAAACCCACCCCAAGGATTACCCCTTCGCTATTTGGCTAACGCACTTCTCTGATGTCGTCGGAGCATCGCATGAATCGAACTTTTCATTTTGGGGCGAAAATCATATCGCTACTGATGGCTTCCGCTCATTAGCCGAATGGGGTTCGCCTAGCGCTCTAGAAGCTGAACTACGAACCTATGGTCCACGCCTGAGGACGCTTATAAAAGCAGCTGGATTATGGTACCCCGACGTCAATACAAATACTTCATCCCATTTTCGTGTTGATAGAAAGCACCACAAGGTTTCGTTGGTATCAATGTTTG GTCCTTCTCCGGATTGGGTGGTTGGTGTAAGTGGACTGGATTTGTGTTTGGAGGACTGTTCATGGAAAGACTCTCTTGATTTGGATCTGTTCCCATGGGATTCTGGAACTGATAGCGGTATTTCTTATATG TCACCCAATCTTGAGACAATTCCACGTGAAAAAATGTACCGTATCACTACTATGTACCCAGAAGATCCACGAGCTCCATTTTACAATCCTAACTCAGACAAGATGACACCATTGGCAAAACTTTACATTCGGCGAGAAAAAGTTATTCCCCGCTCTTGtgatgaagaatttttggaagcTTTACAGCTTGACGTTGCCGAGAACACTGAAGATCAGGATGTGAGAC CGGAATGCGCTGTAACCGAATATACAGCCTGGACACCATGTTCTGTCTCTTGTGGTAAGGGATTACGGAAGCGTACACGTCAATATGTAAATCCGGAAAAGGCAAAGATGGCTTCTTGCAACCGACAACTGATTTCCAAGGAGATGTGTGTTGCCCCTGTGCCAGAATGCGA AAATCAGGAATCTGACGACGATGAGGGCGAGAACTTAGCCAAGAGTCAGTTATTAGTTGGCGATAATGGTGAAGGGATTGGAGTTTGTAGAACAAATCCATGGTCGGATTGGTCAGAGTGTTCAAACACATGTGGGATAGGCATCACAATGCGTACTCgaacttttgtcaatcatttggGTCGAAAGAAATGTCCACATGTTACGATTGTGGAGAAACAAAAGTGTATGAAGCCAGATTGCACCTTCGAGAAGGAAGAACTTCCTGATCCTATGTGTCCAGTAACAATCTGGAGTGACTGGAGTCCATGCAGTGCAACTTGTGGTAAGGGGGTAACAATTCGAAGACGTCTCTTGAAAGTTGACCCGGAAATGGAAAAGACCTGTTCTGAGCGTCTTGACCTGTTCCAACAACGAGAATGTACTGTTAAGGAATCTTGCAGGCTAGATAATCAATCAAAGCAAG AAATCTGCTCTGAATTACCTGAGATCGGCCCTTGCCGCGGATCATTTAAAAGGTTTGCATACAATCAACAAACGAATACTTGTGAAGAATTCATGTATGGAGGATGCCGAGGAAGTCGAAATAATTTCCTAACAAATGATGACTGTATGCAAACATGCTCCCGAAAAGATA ACGATGATAGTCAATCGACCAGACCACCAGCTCTAGTTGGCCGCGCCCCTCAACAGCCTGACCGTCGAAGGGGCGAACCTGTTGATTGCCAGGTGTCCATGTGGTCGGAGTGGTCTTTGTGCAGCGCAAGTTGCGGTCCAGGAATTAGAACAAGAACAAGACAAATCTTTCGACGGCCACGCAACGGCGGGTTACCTTGCCCAAGGACACATCAACGTCAAAAATGTGAGGGCGATTGCAGTAACGCTTGA